The proteins below are encoded in one region of Oncorhynchus gorbuscha isolate QuinsamMale2020 ecotype Even-year linkage group LG01, OgorEven_v1.0, whole genome shotgun sequence:
- the LOC124046209 gene encoding zinc finger MYM-type protein 2-like, with amino-acid sequence MDGESEAKPRVEEESTAPDKEPMDTDTTPSEQTTPPMRTQAPVTKAIEEPSRVIENNDDDDDVVLVEEAPSPSATPSFQAASTPTDCTEPHPTETDTTAMINTTTATAPAKIPSPPATYSAAPTEPIVIDDEEDPGHRGFSSLATAGGPSSDSEGILSSTEPDSEIKIASVTTLGPSVATAATAAEPMAEGDMNLVITSVTSLQGGVGMVENGLQISSTFSLNPEAQSSISTNRLPATFNPGRVSNTSTTRQPVQNGDTVTHQTPDSWISQSASFPRNQKRTGVDSTSPVVSLPKPPGPSPSGSQNPPRTVKVTCANCKKPLKKGQTAYQRKGSTHLFCSTTCLSSFSHKPTPKKSCTMCKKDITTMKGTIVAQVDSSESFQEFCSTGCLGAYENKQNPPKSSLKTKCTVCSKLTEIRHEVSFKTVTHKICSDACFNRYRMANGLIVNCCEQCGEYLPSRATANHFLIIDGKQKRFCCQNCISDYKQANSKMTMCTGCRAMVRSSEVTHCIGASGTMEPYCSTACMNKTKIASSATTILQPTCHFCKKTSLPQYQASLPEGKVVNFCSSMCVTKFQNATIHKVTNGQAPMSTTNHNIQLKCNYCRGAFSLKPEILDWEDRVYQFCSKICCEDYKKLHCIVTFCEYCQEEKTLHETVKFSGVKRPFCSEGCKLLFKQDFANRLGLKCVTCNYCTQLCKRGVTRQLAGVSRDFCSETCAKKFHEWYYKAVRCDCCKVQGNLTESVQWRAEMKHFCDQQCLLRFYCQQNEPNLETQKGPENTRLGFGIQTEATNIAMLSQPYTGGGILKDVKNKAVLCKPLTMTKATYCKPHMQSKLLQTDEDDWVKREYIPVPIPVPVFIPVPMNLYAQVTPMPITLPVPVPVPVFLPTTMQGADQIVQTITELKAKVPTDPHEADLLSIAEMIAEDQKPDVKRERGGEARSSSSSSSSSESDGEDEKYEPDLDLENDFPQDPVPALEGLDMDMGFTLPPLLAEEKEVAPRARRQGHKRRAVEGDSSSPSPPTPDGPVEGRSLPLRSRYAINAWKSWALSSAEQSEPPPARSTSNPLSLKASELSLALSRFVHEVRRPNGECYAPDSILYLCLGIQQHLQAKGRKDDLFSDLCYEPFGEELNKVLKDWQPSVMPDGTRWGRVEEQCLWSCKLLGEQSPAALLRSLVYLNTKYFGLRTVEQHLRLSFRNVYGPDHTDPTTQETTVCICIPSFSPQDHHLPTGSRKRKRKEDSGAAYEPDDGSGSSTHCPVKKHEGRFYELYRSKCPGSLSQRMDVFYMQPESSGSSSDSDSSLWYSSTPMDRSVLESILTPLLLVKDIYRERHLEEEEEEEVGGE; translated from the exons ATGGATGGGGAATCAGAGGCAAAACCTcgagtagaggaggagagcacaGCCCCAGATAAGGAACCCATggacacagacaccactccctcAGAGCAAACTACACCCCCCATGAGAACCCAGGCTCCTGTCACCAAGGCAATAGAGGAACCCTCCAGGGTTATAGAGAAcaatgacgacgatgatgatgtggTGCTGGTGGAAGAGGCCCCGTCTCCCTCTGCTACTCCCTCTTTCCAAGCTGCCTCCACACCCACAGACTGCACTGAGCCCCACCCCACTGAAACAGATACCACAGCAATGATAAACACGACAACAGCCACAGCCCCCGCCAAGATCCCCAGTCCACCCGCCACCTATTCTGCAGCACCTACAGAGCCCATCGTCATTGACGATGAGGAGGATCCCGGGCACAGAGGCTTTTCCTCACTTGCCACAGCCGGAGGCCCTTCTTCAGATAGCGAAGGCATACTGAGCAGCACAGAGCCCGATTCTGAGATAAAGATTGCCAGTGTCACAACGCTGGGGCCCTCTGTTGCCACGGCAGCTACAGCAGCCGAGCCAATGGCGGAAGGGGACATGAACCTGGTGATCACCAGTGTGACGTCACTGCAGGGCGGGGTGGGCATGGTGGAGAATGGCTTGCAGATCAGCAGCACCTTCAGTCTGAATCCTGAGGCTCAGAGCTCCATCAGCACCAACAGGCTCCCGGCCACCTTCAACCCTGGCCgggttagcaacacctccaccactaGGCAGCCTGTACAGAACGGAGACACGGTGACCCACCAGACGCCTG ATTCGTGGATCTCCCAGTCGGCCTCGTTCCCGCGAAACCAGAAACGGACGGGGGTGGACTCTACATCACCAGTCGTATCCCTGCCCAAACCACCCGGCCCCTCCCCATCAGGCTCACAGAACCCCCCTCGCACTGTCAAGGTGACCTGCGCCAATTGTAAGAAGCCTCTGAAGAAAGGCCAGACTGCTTACCAGCGGAAAGGGTCCACACACCTTTTCTGTTCCACCACCTGCCTCTCTTCCTTCTCACACAAACCTACCCCTAAGAAGAGCTGCACCATGTGCAAAAA GGACATCACTACAATGAAGGGCACTATCGTGGCCCAGGTGGACTCCAGTGAATCGTTCCAGGAGTTCTGCAGTACAGGCTGTCTGGGAGCCTACGAGAATAAACAGAATCCACCCAAGTCCTCCCTTAAAACTAAGTGCACTGTCTGCAGCAAGCTCACTGAG ATCCGCCATGAGGTGAGTTTCAAGACTGTCACGCATAAGATCTGCAGCGATGCCTGTTTCAACCGTTACCGCATGGCCAACGGGCTCATTGTGAACTGCTGTGAGCAGTGTGGTGAATACCTGCCCAGCCGCGCCACCGCCAACCACTTCCTCATCATCGATGGCAAGCAGAAACGCTTCTGCTGCCAAAACTGTATCAGTGACTACAAGCAG GCCAACTCTAAGATGACGATGTGTACTGGCTGTAGGGCCATGGTCCGGTCTAGTGAAGTAACTCACTGCATCGGGGCCAGCGGCACAATGGAACCATACTGCTCCACAGCCTGCATGAACAAGACCAAGATCGCCAGCAGCGCTACCACTATCCTCC AGCCCACGTGTCACTTCTGTAAGAAGACATCGTTACCTCAGTACCAGGCATCACTGCCTGAGGGAAAGGTCGTAAACTTTTGCAGCTCAATGTGTGTCACCAAGTTCCAG AATGCAACCATTCATAAAGTAACCAATGGACAAGCTCCCATGTCTACAACGAaccacaacatccagctcaaaTGTAATTACTGTCGAGGAGCATTCAGCCTAAAGCCTGAAATCCTGGATTGGGAG gatagAGTGTACCAGTTCTGCAGTAAAATATGTTGTGAGGACTACAAGAAGCTGCACTGCATCGTCACGTTCTGCGAGTACTGCCAGGAGGAGAAGACACTCCACGAGACGGTCAAGTTCTCTGGAGTCAAGAGGCCCTTCTGCAGCGAAG GTTGTAAGCTGCTGTTCAAGCAGGACTTTGCCAACCGGCTGGGTCTGAAGTGTGTCACCTGTAACTACTGCACTCAGCTGTGTAAGAGAGGAGTGACCAGGCAGCTGGCCGGTGTTTCCAGGGACTTCTGCAGTGAAACCTGCGCCAAGAAGTTCCATGAGTGGTACTACAAG GCGGTGCGTTGTGACTGCTGTAAGGTACAGGGGAACCTGACTGAGTCGGTACAGTGGAGAGCAGAGATGAAGCACTTCTGTGACCAGCAGTGTCTCCTCCGTTTCTACTGCCAGCAGAACGAACCCAACCTGGAAACGCAGAAGGGCCCAGAGAACACCAGACTTG GATTTGGAATACAAACCGAGGCAACCAACATTGCG ATGTTGAGTCAGCCGTACACCGGTGGAGGGATCCTAAAGGATGTGAAGAATAAAGCTGTACTCTGCAAGCCTCTCACTATGACCAAGGCCACCTACTgcaaaccacacatgcagagcaaGCTCCTACAGACGG atGAGGATGACTGGGTGAAGAGGGAGTACATTCCCGTGCCCATCCCTGTACCCGTGTTCATCCCCGTCCCCATGAACCTCTACGCCCAGGTTACTCCCATGCCCATCACGCTACCCGTCCCG GTTCCAGTGCCGGTATTCCTGCCGACCACGATGCAGGGTGCAGATCAGATTGTCCAGACCATCACCGAGCTTAAGGCCAAAGTCCCTACTGACCCCCACGAGGCTGACCTCCTCTCCATAGCTGAGATGATCGCAGAGGACCAGAagccag ATGttaagagagagcgaggaggagaggccaggtcCAGCAGCTCCAGTAGCAGCAGCTCTGAATCGGATGGGGAGGATGAGAAGTATGAACCAGACCTGGACCTGGAGAACGACTTTCCTCAAG ACCCTGTCCCTGCGCTGGAGGGCCTGGACATGGACATGGGGTTCACCCTGCCCCCTCTCCTGGCTGAGGAGAAGGAAGTGGCACCCAGAGCCAGGAGACAG gGACACAAGAGGCGAGCTGTGGAGGGagactcttcctccccctccccccctacaCCAGATGGTCCTGTGGAGGGGCGCTCGCTACCCCTGAGATCTCGCTACGCGATCAACGCCTGGAAAAGTTGGGCACTGTCCTCAGCTGAACAATCAG AACCTCCACCGGCCCGGTCGACGAGTAACCCGCTCTCTCTGAAAGCATCAGAACTCAGCCTGGCCCTGTCACGATTTGTCCATGAGGTACGGCGGCCCAACGGGGAGTGCTACGCCCCCGACAGCATCCTCTATCTCTGCCTGGGCATCCAGCAG CATCTGCAGGCCAAAGGCAGGAAAGATGACCTGTTCAGTGACCTGTGCTATGAGCCGTTTGGAGAGGAGCTCAACAAGGTCCTCAAAGACTGGCAGCCCAGCGTGATGCCTGATG GCACTCGGTGGGGCCGTGTGGAGGAGCAGTGCCTGTGGAGCTGTAAGCTGCTGGGGGAGCAGAGTCCTGCAGCATTGCTGCGTTCCCTGGTCTATCTCAACACCAAGTACTTTGGCCTGCGCACCGTGGAGCAGCACCTGCGCCTCTCCTTCAGAAATGTCTATGGCCCCGACCACACAGACCCAACCACACAGGAAACCACTGTCTGCATCTgcatcccctccttctccccacaGGACCACCACT TACCAACAGGGTCCAGGAAGAGGAAACGTAAAGAGGACAGTGGTGCAGCCTACGAGCCAGACGACGGCTCGGGAAGCTCCACACACTGTCCAGTCAAAAAGCACGAGGGCAGATTCTACGAACTCTACCGTTCCAAATG CCCAGGGTCGTTGAGTCAGCGTATGGATGTGTTCTATATGCAGCCAGAGTCATCGGGCAGCAGCAGTGACAGTGACAGCTCCCTGTGGTACTCCTCTACTCCTATGGACCGCAGTGTCCTGGAGAGcatcctcacccctctccttctgGTAAAAGACATCTACAGAGAGCGCCAtctagaagaagaagaagaggaggaggtaggcgGAGAATAG